The Rhodamnia argentea isolate NSW1041297 chromosome 7, ASM2092103v1, whole genome shotgun sequence genome contains the following window.
AGCAAATTCTTCAACTGGACCTCTCATTCTCCTGGGCATTTGGTGTAAAGTGGTCACCCAGCGGCAATACCTTGGCTTATGTCGGTGagtgatttgtttttttctattttggttgGTTCTCCTGTTATGATTTCAGGATTAAATTTGTAAATGAGAAGTCTTCTATCGTGTGCTTGTCTGAGATGTGCGAGCATATTAAGGTCCTGTCTGTTGCATATGCATGACACGTTCTGTTATTAAAGTCAAAACATGCTCTGTCCGACAAGCTCGCTTATAATGTGTTTGAGTGTGGACGATAGCTATTCTTTCCTGGCTTATTCCCAATGAAATACGTATTCCATTGTATGGGACTATTTCGAACTAGCTATAGGTACTTCAAATGGCCCACCTGTTCCATTTGGTGAATCAAATGAGTGGTTACTATTCCTTATACACTATATTTACTATTTTTGCAGCCTGCAATTTGTCTGTTTATACATCGAGTTTGAGAAGACGCGTATACCTTATAACTGATGAGccatttttaattcctttggTGGAATTTACAGGTCATAGTTCTGTGATTTATTTCGTGGATGATGTTGGTCCTTCCCCATTGGCACAGAACGTTGCATTCCGCGATTTGCCCCTCCGTGATGTGGGTCAGCAtccttcttgttttattttgttttacatCTGAACTGTATTATATTTTCGGCTAGCATCTCAAGCAGATAAATAATGTGCCTTTCTTGTAGGTGCTATTCATATCTGAGAAAACAGTCATTGGTGTGGGATTTGACTGCAATCCAATGGTTTTTGCAGCAGATGAAAGTGGCATTTGGTATGTGAGGTTtcagatgtttttttttttttttcacatttttcttgtAAAGATGGGAGACTTCTCCCTATCCACTTCCACAGCCCTTCTCTTTGAAAATCTATTTTTCACAGTGAGTTTGCATATGTCCAATGGAAGTCAAAAGATCTGTTTCTATCGACTGAATTAAAAGTAAATTATCTTTCCTCCCAGGAGCTTTGTCAGATTCCTTGGGGAGAGGAAGACATCATCTATCGGTCCCAAGTATGGTTCGCAGGTATAGTCATGGTTAaattttccccctcttttgctAGAGCATTTGGTTCTCATGGAAAGTGGTCATCAACTCATTACTTGGCATCCTACTGCTGCTAGTTGCATATGACAATCAAAATGAATTGACCGAGGTGGACAGTGTTGGCCCAACTTGTCTGCAACTTGAAGATATGACTATCTTTCACCAAAAATGAGAAAGGAAAATCGCCTGGATTGGTACAAGCGAGACTAATTTAGGAACAACATGCACAAGGCACAAAGAGTGTTGCATGTTGGCAATGTGGTGGTCTAAAACTGTTTCAATCCATGATTGATGCAGTCACAAATGTAATTGTTTAGCCAATCTTATGCCTTCTAGGGGCTTTTAGAATTCAGCACTAAAATAAGCAAAAGTTGTCCTGTCTTGTTGAGATGACTTACCATCATCCTGTTTTTGACAGTTTTCTGAAGCATTTGGGAAACTGTATGGCCAGTCAAAGCATGGTATGAACAATGATGGCGTCGACAATTCGAGACAGCGAGGAGGGGTTCACGAGAACTGCATAACGTACCTATCAACATGATAACAATCCCTGCTTCCTTTTTACATTATAAAGATGATAATCATCTtacagcttttttttttggttttttgtgtgCTTATTGGACTGCGGGCATGTGTGTTGATGTATATTAGCTTGAACTCTTCTcaaattttgtcttttagtaTTTCCAAACATGAGTCTGGTAGATGGTGTGGATTAGGAGAGTTGATGAGTTATAATGGCAATGTTACGGATGAATGGCTTACGCAAGATTAATTTTATGTTACTGCAGTTGTATTGTGCCACTTGGCGAGGCCGGGAGTTCGACCATAACACGCTTCAGCACTTCAGGTTGGCAAACAAACAtacttctatcttatgtttcTTAATGCTTGAAGTGTATatgttttcgttttttttttccaagaggCCACCTGATTTTCCAATTCCTAAATAACAGGACTGGATGGTAAAGTGGTGATTTGGGACCTGGAGAGTCAACAAGACCTATTAGAATATCTGTAGGAAACTTTCTTTGTACAATGATATGATCCACATAATAATATCAGACTAACAGTTTGTGCTGTAGCTATTCAATTTCCTTCTGATGGTTCTTGAAAAtgaacccctctctctctctctgggttgCCAGAGCTTGCTAAATAGAGAATCTTCTCAATTGCGATGCTCCATCTACCTTGTTGAGATCGTGGTACATATATATCACTTGAAAGAGAACCATAGTGTTGAAACCACAGATTGGCCTCCCTGTTTGGGGTGACTTCGCCAACGGGAAGTCCCATGACCTGGTCCGATGCATGACCATGAAGGTTGAGGATGAGATGTCTCCTCCGGGCTGATTTTGCCGCATGCAAGCTCACAGTTTCCATATCGCAGTCCTACCAAATCTTATGTCTACCGCGATCCCACGATGGTACAGcgatttttgttgatgattaatgTGCATGGTTCGAATTAAGGACTTTAACGGACGAGATGGTTCACAAGGGGGATACGTAAGTCAGGCTGGttatggttctttttttttttggttgatcagGAGGCTGGTTATAGTTTAATCTAGTCACTTTTCAATCTCTTTAGTCTTTTTTACTCGATAACTACAATTCCTTGAAAGTCGCATCTTCAAGTGGGCTGTTACTCCCATTGTAAAATGCAACCAATGAACCCAAAACGTGAAAGTCCGATGAACACGAAAACTGATAGAAAACCGAAAACGTTTCAAATAAGTAGAGAGCAGTTCAGAACTATGACATGAGGTCATCGATGAGCATGAAGTTTGGATCTTTCATGTCTAAGATAGCATATGTGAGAGTCTAAATTTCTTTATCGATATTCTACCATATCGATTCTCCATCGAACCAAACGTGtgattgtattatttttttttagcaacaaAGGCAGGCGATCGAGAAAAATTTTAGACTAAACTTTAACATTGAAGTTGATGGAGGATTGGCTTTATGTTTGGTAAAGATAAGCAAAGTTTTTAATAAATAtcagggaaaattctaaatcagAATTTGGGATGGGGCTCCTTTTTTAAAAGGAGAGCTCAAAACAATCCTTAACTTAATTAACGATTTTAATTGATCAACTTAAGATGCGTTTGTTTAACTGAAAATTTCATGCTAAAAGGCAACATTTTCTGATAAACATCGTTTTTCtaaaaagaatttattttcatttatactGTGATCGTGACATAAGCAATTTCATTATGAGATTTGTCATTTAAATAacgagaaaaattaaaataaatttttaaaaatagttttcTTTCAAACAAGGTCCGAGTTAATGCATCCACAAACATTCAAAAGATCCTAAATTACcaactaaaatttttaaaaacacaAAGTAATGTCAGTAAAATGACATGAAGTGCAAAACAATTACTAGGGTGCACAATTCTTGCATTTTATCCCAAACCTGTGAACAAAAACCTCCCCAATCCTTAAACCcattccccccctctctctctctctcgtccggCGACAATGCTGTCGACGACGGCCCAATCTCAGCTCTGTCGCCTCCGCCCCATCCCCGCCCTCAAGCCCCGTCCcctcaccaccacctcctcctccctcctcacCGACCAATCTCCTCCGTCCACGTCGCCGCCCCCGCCACCGTCCCAAATCCTCACCCTCCGCCGATCCCTCCTCTCCCGCCAGGTCACCGCCGTCCAGATCGCCGAGTCCTACCTGGCCCGCCTCCGCCTCACCGAGCCCCACCTCAACTCCTTCCTCCACGTCTCCGACTCCGTCGTGAGGGAAGCTCAGTCCATCGACGACAGGATCAGCCGGGACGAGGACGTCGGCCCCTTGGCCGGCGTCCTCGTGGGCGTCAAGGACAACATGTGCACGGCCGACATGCCGTCGACCGGAGGCTCTCGCATCCTGGAGGGCTACCGACCGCCGTTCGACGCGACGGCCGTGAGGAAGGTGAGGGAGTTGGGGGGAATTGTGGTGGGGAAGACGAATTTGGATGAGTTCGGGATGGGGAGTACCACTGAAGGGTCTGCTTACAAGGTTCGGACTTCGGAATTTTTCCGTTGGCTTTTTGAATTTGTTTCGTGTGTTCTTTATGCACTGAACTTTGTCGTTAGCTTGTTGTTAGGCGTTGCCATAAGCTCACCATCGTAGGTTCTTTTGGATGAAACTAAGCTAGTTTGaatcattttctctttctcagaAACTGAAAATGATTCCTCTGGGCATCAAGGGAAGCTTCCGTGAAGAAGCAATTTCTTAGTAATGTCTGTTAACGGCTAGTCAGCTTTTGAAGTTGTTTATGTGACACAATATAGAGTCGCTCAACATGCTAATGATGTCTATAAATAGCCTTTATCCTGGAAGTACGTAAATTTCATCACTGTGTGAAATTTTGCTGTCCTCTTTAGTAGCAGaggtttattcatttttgtcagaGCGTGACATTAACTTCTGCAAATAgatgaattttttgtagtttAAAAGCAATTCAAACTTAAAGTGCAGAAGTTACAAATTTGCTTCATTACTTCGACAAATATTGTGTGCATGTTGGATAGGATAATACAAGAGTTGAATAGAGGAATTGATAAGGAATTGCTTATTTTCTGGTGACCCACTTGAATCCCAAGCATCCATTTTTAACTTTCGATAAGAAAGTCTATTCTCCTTGCTTGATTCTTACTAATGGGAATTTTCCCATGCGGAACTTGTGGCACTTGAGAGTGAGGTTAATCTTCACCCTTGACGGTTGGGATAAGCCCATTCAAAAGAATAAAGCATCTGCTGCCAAATAAAGGAATGACGCTgggcaacttttatttttccaaatgagaaGAAAGTCTCCCTCACAGGTAGATGAAATCCTGACCCATGAAGTACTTACTAACCTTGTGGTCTAGAAAAAATGAGCCAAAACTTGAGCTGATGGTTGTACTGATTGGTGTGGATATCAAACCTTAGTCTTGCACCTAATTTAGGTAACATATCCATTGCTTAACCCAGATCAACCTAATGGGGTTAGGCGCTTGGGAACTTAGGATGCTTGTAATCCCATTTGACGCTATTCAGGCTGTTGGCACTTTTGGAGTAGTCAGAACTGATCACATATTTTTGTCATCCATTATTTGTGCTTTTCACTTTGGATACTTTTCTCATACTTGTTGGTATCTTGATATCCTATATCAGTGCTATCCTATAATCTTTGGCATCTTTAGTGGAACCATTTAAAAGACCATGTCTTAAGTTAATTCTTTATTGGTTTTGCATCTTCACATTTTTTAAGAACCTAGGATTTGAAGTGTTTTGGATTGGGTAGTGCCATATCacaaacttttgtttttgctaCTTCAATCCGGTAACTGTGGTTGGTTTACTCAGGTGATACATCTGTTAATTGTTAGGTGACTGCAAATCCTTGGGATGTATCTCGAGTTCCGGGAGGATCCTCAGGGGGCTCAGCTGCTGCTGTTTCTGCTAGGCAGTGTATGGTGGCCCTTGGAAGTGATACTGGAGGGAGTGTTAGACAGCCAGCTTCATTTTGTGGTGTTGTTGGCTTGAAACCAACCTATGGACGTGTCTCAAGATATGGTCTCATGGCGTATGCATCATCACTTGATGTCATTGGGTGCTTTGGTTCATCAGTTGCTGATACTGCAATTCTTCTTAATGCAATTTCTGGTCACGATAGACGTGATGCCACCAGCAGCAAGCGAGTAAGcttctttaaatattttttttgacgTTCCAAACCAGTTCATTGACTTATGATTCACATTGTTTGCAAGATGCCTTGTTTAGGCGATTGATGCATTCAAAATTGATCTTAATAGTTTGTCGTGGAAGTATTTATCCAGAAACTCCTCGTATTTATGTCTCCATTCGACATTACTATTTTTAGCTTATTGCAGTCACCTGTTGAAGATTTCACAAATTCCAATTCAGGAGGTTCCAGATTTTATTTCTCACTTCACTGCTTCAAATACTTTGGAAGACAAACCTCTGGAAGGAATGCGGGTTGGTCTTATATGTGAGACTCTTGGGAGTGGTGTAGATTCAGGAGTAGTATCTGTGATTAATGCTGCTGCTTCACACATGGAAGAGTTAGGATGCATCGTCAAAGAGGTCCTCTTGTTGCTCTGTTTATTTGTTATCGCTAAATGGATCCTTCTATTTAAAGTCTCTTTCATTGCCATACACTGTCATGCATTCTATTTTTGACTTCTCTTTGCAGGTGTCATTGCCATCATTTTCCCTTGGGTTACCAGCCTATTATATTCTGGCATCATCTGAATCATCATCGAACCTGTCACGTTATGATGGTGTGAGGTATAAAAACATCTGCAATGTTCCTTGCTGTCCCCAGAGTGGCAATTTTACTGTTGGGGTTGGTCATTATTTGGTTATATGATTCAATATACATTGCAAATAATTGCAAATTGTTGTTCATAGagcgagacagagagagatctCTGTGTCTACTGTCATCTTTATTTAGTTCTTACATATTATTCTGCAATGGTAGTCAGGTACGGGAGCCAAGCAGTTGCTGATGAGTTGAGTTCTTTATATGGTGTTTCTCGAGCTGAGGGTTTTGGCTCCGAGGTACTTCTGATGTGAAGTTGCATTAtgaattctttttaatttcagTTAGTTATAGCTTTGCTTGTGACAGTGGTTCACTAGCAAATTGCTATTGTTCTTGCCCCTTGTGTCTCTAAAATCCGCCTTCATGTTAACAGGTCAAGAGAAGAATCCTAATGGGAACATATGCCTTATCTGCCGGTTATTATGATGCTTACTACAAGCGCGCTCAGCAGGTACTGGGACTTTGTAATAGATTGGTCTctgctctttctctttttgtatttattcaACTTGAAGAGTATGAAGTCAGTGGGCTGAAGAGAGCATCATGCTTTGTTGCCTCCATGTTACTGTTAAACTTCACTTGCATGTATGCgtatcagccaaaaaaaaaaaaaaaaaaagaagggggaaaaagaggAAGATAGCATTCACCTATAAATGGAGATACCTGTGTATATGCGTTTAAAATGATTAAGGGACCCTAGATTTGCTTAAGGTTTATCTATTAGAGGTCTTTCAGGTTAGGACTATCATTCAGAAAAGCTTCAAGGCTGCATTGGATGAAAATGACATTCTTATTTCTCCTGCAGCCCCCTCAGCTGCTTACAAAATTGGTATGTAGCTATTTCCTTTTGCGCCTGTTCCACCTTGTTTGGTCTGAATACTCTTCTTACACTGAACTGCGCATTGGCTTCCAATTATAGGTGAAAAGAAGAACGATCCTTTGGCTATGTATGCTGGAGACATAATGACAGTAAGTACTCATGCCTTgcccttctcttttccttgtcTTCAGTTTTATTCTTGTCCAGGCTTTGTATCAAATAAGCTGAACAGACTTCATTCATTTTATACACTGTCTGTGTTCCATGACAAGAGAAATGCTTGCTTTCCTTGGTCCAATACACTAAATTTTAGACATATCATAAATCACGTGGGACTTCGCCAGGGTCCACAACTTGTATAGAATTGAGAACCTCGCAGTGTAGGCTCTATTGGCCGAGGGATGTAATTGCTAATTTTTGGGCTAGTGGACTAAATCATTTGTCATTCACTATTATCTGGTATAGATGGAATAATCTATGACTGGAAACAGGTGAATGTTAACTTGGCTGGTCTACCCGCGTTAGTATTACCATCTGGATTTGTTGATGGAGGACCCTTCAGCCTTCCTGTTGGTCTTCAGATGATCGGTGCAGCATTTGATGAGGTTTTGGCTCTATTCATTCAAGTTTTTGTCCTGTTCTGAAGTTACTTGTCTGTATTGTCAAGTCCACAGCTCTTCCCGTCCTTTCCTTCTAGAAAGCtatcatgcatcattttttTACCAGCGTTTTTCTTACTAGAATTGTTTGATTTCTTTGCAGGAAAAACTGCTCAAGGTCGGGCACATCTTTGAACAGACCCTTCGGGGTCGTAGATTTGTCCCTCCAATCATTGAGGATGACAACACGTGCTAGTTTCTCTAATTTATAAGGGTGACAACGCAGAGCTAGTGGATTGATTATCGAGGTTGTGtatggaagaagatgaagttgagACAACTTTGCTGGAAGTCTGTGAGGATGAATTCAATCTATGTGCCGCCTGCCCCTCTGCCTCTGTACTACCAAGTGGGATGGCTGAGTTGGAGTTTGCACGTGAGTCGTGTACCTAGTTTTCGCACACTTGCATTTGAAGAACTCATGTTTGAGATGGGTTAGTGATGAATGCAAATAAAATCTTTGATGGGGACACCGCCATCCCTGCCATTATTTTAGCAAACACCATAGATCTGCACCAATTAGGAACTGGAATAATGTTGTAGTTCTTTACGTCAATAAAGACTCgcgtgcttttctttttccttgtgctTTAAGTTTCTTGTATTCTTGGTGATGAGATAATGTCAACTCTAGACAAGCTCTCTTGCTCTCTGCTCTTTTTACTCGTTTTCCTGCTTAGGAATCGAAAGTGTGCACAAAAAGCATGTTGTAAACTCTTTCCTTTGTGGTATGTTACCTTGGAAAGTTGTGGAGCACGTATTGAAGAGACTTCCTCTAGTCTTCTTTACTTATGTGTGAGCGAATCACTAGGGCCGAATAGTCCGGAAAGCCACAATAATTGTCGTATACTGCTTGTACAAAAGCAAGCATCAACTAATCTTAGCTCCCACATATGAAATGCCCAAAattcgaccaacaaaaaaaataaaaatgcccaATGGAGCCCACTTCAGGAGAAATAGAGtttcctcatctttcttttATCAGTTGAATACAAAGCATTAACGAGCTGGTTTTGAGGGAAAACTTTTGAGGTCCACTTGAGCCCTGTCAACTCTCCATCCGAATACTCATTGCTTGCTAATTTAAGGGGCAATATATTTCCAAAGTAACCACATCCAGGGTATGACAGTGACAGTTGCAATCATCTCTACAGAGCTCATTAGGAGCGGGATCGATGATATTCTGCAGGGCGCTGGTTTGAATAACACATGCGGTGCAAGCAATCCATTATGACTCTGTTCATTCAAAGCTCAAACATGAGCGCCATTCTAGGAAGAGAAACCGAAGCCGAGTAGAATAACCTGTTGCACCGCAACGAAAGAAGGGAGACACAGTGACATGTAGATATTTTTAATGGAAACAAACTGATTTCCCAAAATCTACAGACTAACTACTTCATACTTACATCAAGGAGAGCAAACTGGCAAGTCCAACAATGGCTCTGCAACCCCCAGTACCAGCAATAGTTTCAGTGTGCATATGACTGGCTCGATAAACATCGGTTGACATAATAACTGATTGGCAGCAGAGAAGCTCTGTATTCTATGCTTAAAGAGTCTGATAACCATACTACAAGAAACATGAACTGCATCCTAGCACCACTCTTATTCCCTATAAAACTATGTAACATCAAACCGCAATCTAAGTCATACCCGGCAATTCTATTTCTAAAAGAGCAGCAGCACATTGATCATATCATATTGACATGTGACACCGACCAGAATCGGGACTTCAGATTAGAAAATTATGTCCTCGTCTCTCTCTGTTCCTGCCGATAACAAGTTGTGGGCCGAGTCAAGAGGAATgccctttttcaaagaaacctCCTCAGCGAGCTTCTCTACTGCATATTGCTGTGCTGACGCCATCTGTCTCTCGAGCTCCCTCTTTTTGTATCCTTGTATCTTCTTCAACCTGAAGAAATCCTCTCTTTCAAGCTCATCCAGTTCTCCCTTGATATAGTTGATAGTGTTCTCCAATCTGGGCTTCACAACATTCTCCAGAGCATTAACTCTTCGATTTGTTGTCTTTATTGCTTCATCGAGTGTTAAAAACGACGTTTGAAGTGAAGCAAGCTCAACAAGAACCTCAATTGTTTTGACATAAGCCGCTCGACATAGCTGGACTTGCTGACCACCTTTGGCCAGTCCAGTCAGGTCATGCTTGGTCTCAGATTCAGTGAAGTATTCAAACTTAGGAAGTTTCACACCAGCTATATTCTCTTGCTTTGATCTGACTTTGAGAGATGCATTTTGGACATTCTCAAGAACAATGTGCTTAATATTCTCCCCAGCGACATATTTAGCTTCAGTCAAGGCAAATGAAGATGACTTCATGATCTCACCCATTGATTCTTTGGTAGAGACAATTTTCTTAAGGATTTGACGAAACTGCACTGTCAAAGCGTCACTCTTCTTCTTGAGCAGAGCATGGCCTCGTGTAGCGCCAACAAGGCGAGCTTTCATAACTCCAAGCATTGTGACAGTGGGAACTACATTCAGGCGCTGGGTTTGACCTGACATTATTGGGAAAATCTGCAGAAACAGAACCAATATAGGTGGAAGAAACTCCAAGagacctgttttttttttttgcctgaaCACAAAAAGTTCCAGAATACCATGGtcattgaaaaaattaacaaaaggtcACATTGATCAGAAAGTTACACATTAGCTGTTTACCGAGGCTCAAATGCCCGTTTTCAACAGATATAAGGCTAGACTTTTCCACAAATATAGACCAACCCTTTTACTAGAGCTCTAAAAAGTGATTGCATTGAGTATTTCGCCCATCTATTGAGATAAGAGCACATCTCAGTGGCCGAAAATGGGAAAGAATTAGCTTAAGAGGTAGAACTTATACCTCATCTAATATAGCACAGTCCAATGGGACAGATCAACAAAGGACGAGTCCAAAAACCTTAGTTTCTGCTTGATGTCCCTATTTTCTTGCTTGCTAGTAGTTGTCCAGCAGCCTCGCTAtccaaaacagaaaaattggCCATATAGACTGTTTCCCTTTAGTTTTGGAGTTTTGGTGAATGACTGAGTTTTTAAATCTAACATGGTTTAGTATGCAACTATGAGTTGCATCAAATGAAACCCAGTTGCATAACCAAGGAGTGCCAAAGAAAGATCACTCATTGCTGTCAAATTCATGAGTACTTCTTCAATGATAGGTCTCCAAATTCCATATAACGATGAGACACACACATGGGAGCACAGAATTCTAATTCAATCTCCATGAATTTTCAGTGGAATCATCATACGATTTGCTTCACCTAGATGATGGGGCCAATCAAGCTAgcaaccccaaaaaagaaaattcaagcaAACACTaacgaaaagagaaggaaaaacaacACAAAAAGGTCTCGTGATTCAAACAACTAGTTTCAGTCAGAACTCGGTCGTCGCCAAGGAACGCAGGAGCAAGGGAAAACGATACTGTCCCATCCTACGCAACGCTCTTACGCGATCATCCAGACAAAAGATAGATAAACAAACAACAAACTCATGTTGCTCGcagcaacaaaagcaaaacTTGCGTCGGCGCAATATGAATCTGAGGCAGTCCAACGCAGAATCAATGAGACACTGAAGAACCTGAAGAACAATCTTCTTCGGTGCGCGCACATACACAcgcaacgagagagagagagagagagagagagagagagggggaccTGTTGCTGTTAACGGCGACGTCGCCGGAGAATCGACGCCGGAGGGCGGGAGAGAGACCGGATGGACAACAGTAGAAGAATCGCGGGGAGGGAGATGCAGTGAAGATGCGTACAGCCTCTGATGTCTATCTCTTTGGGGTCAcgagtaggggtgtgcaaactggaccggaccggcccggaccgggcgggttggtccggtccttgaggtggatggtccggtccccggtcccaataaatgggaccggtgactgggcggtccggtcctcgggtttcttgtattgggaccggaccggcccggcccggaccggaccgccaataataaataattatttatatataaatatatacaattacaaaaaaaaattgaaaacaaaacggaataataaaagtccatcgcccatttttttcccaaccttgcacggttgcactctcctcctcaagactctctttttagtcttattttccatcttgtttttggtcatcttttctctctgcaggtttttttgagtgcggttggtgatgtttttatcatgtaatggctggattttgtattgaattcgaacattttggtcaagttcgtcgatc
Protein-coding sequences here:
- the LOC115746889 gene encoding actin-related protein 2/3 complex subunit 1B-like isoform X2, whose amino-acid sequence is MPGVPTALHDQIVSGIDWSARSNRIVTASHDRNSYVWNYEGSEWVPTLVILRLNRAALCVQWSPKENKFAVGSGAKTVCICYYEQENNWWVSKLIRKRHDSSVTSVAWHPNNILLATTSTDGKCRVFSTFIKGVDTRDSKGGSSSDSKFGEQILQLDLSFSWAFGVKWSPSGNTLAYVGHSSVIYFVDDVGPSPLAQNVAFRDLPLRDVLFISEKTVIGVGFDCNPMVFAADESGIWSFVRFLGERKTSSIGPKYGSQFSEAFGKLYGQSKHGMNNDGVDNSRQRGGVHENCITCIVPLGEAGSSTITRFSTSGLDGKVVIWDLESQQDLLEYL
- the LOC115746904 gene encoding glutamyl-tRNA(Gln) amidotransferase subunit A, chloroplastic/mitochondrial; this translates as MLSTTAQSQLCRLRPIPALKPRPLTTTSSSLLTDQSPPSTSPPPPPSQILTLRRSLLSRQVTAVQIAESYLARLRLTEPHLNSFLHVSDSVVREAQSIDDRISRDEDVGPLAGVLVGVKDNMCTADMPSTGGSRILEGYRPPFDATAVRKVRELGGIVVGKTNLDEFGMGSTTEGSAYKVTANPWDVSRVPGGSSGGSAAAVSARQCMVALGSDTGGSVRQPASFCGVVGLKPTYGRVSRYGLMAYASSLDVIGCFGSSVADTAILLNAISGHDRRDATSSKREVPDFISHFTASNTLEDKPLEGMRVGLICETLGSGVDSGVVSVINAAASHMEELGCIVKEVSLPSFSLGLPAYYILASSESSSNLSRYDGVRYGSQAVADELSSLYGVSRAEGFGSEVKRRILMGTYALSAGYYDAYYKRAQQVRTIIQKSFKAALDENDILISPAAPSAAYKIGEKKNDPLAMYAGDIMTVNVNLAGLPALVLPSGFVDGGPFSLPVGLQMIGAAFDEEKLLKVGHIFEQTLRGRRFVPPIIEDDNTC
- the LOC115746851 gene encoding V-type proton ATPase subunit D-like, producing MSGQTQRLNVVPTVTMLGVMKARLVGATRGHALLKKKSDALTVQFRQILKKIVSTKESMGEIMKSSSFALTEAKYVAGENIKHIVLENVQNASLKVRSKQENIAGVKLPKFEYFTESETKHDLTGLAKGGQQVQLCRAAYVKTIEVLVELASLQTSFLTLDEAIKTTNRRVNALENVVKPRLENTINYIKGELDELEREDFFRLKKIQGYKKRELERQMASAQQYAVEKLAEEVSLKKGIPLDSAHNLLSAGTERDEDIIF